A portion of the Vulpes vulpes isolate BD-2025 chromosome 5, VulVul3, whole genome shotgun sequence genome contains these proteins:
- the SLC25A45 gene encoding solute carrier family 25 member 45 isoform X1 — MASCWAGRGAGMEPPCSSLPIPALPCWAACPVFLIQVRLQTQTTYQGIIDCMVKTYRHESLLGFFKGMSFPIASIAVVNSVLFGVYSNTLLALTTTSHQERWAQPPSYTHVFIAGCTGGFVQAYCLAPFDLIKVRLQNQTEPRARPGSPPPRYRGPVHCAVSICREDGPWGLFRGAWALTLRDTPTLGIYFVTYEWLCRQSTPDRQNPGAATVLVAGGFAGIASWAVATPLDVIKSRMQMGGLKHRVYRGVLDCMVSSARQEGLGVFFRGLTINSARAFPVNAVTFLTYEYLLSSWG; from the exons ATGGCATCCTGCTGGGCTGGGAGAGGAGCTGGGATGGAGCCACCCTGTTCATCCCTGCCCATCCCTGCTCTTCCCTGCTGGGCTGCCTGCCCTGTCTTCCTCATCCAGGTGCGGCTACAGACCCAGACCACATACCAGGGCATCATCGACTGCATGGTTAAGACTTACCGCCATGAGTCG CTTCTGGGTTTTTTCAAGGGAATGAGCTTCCCCATTGCGAGCATAGCTGTGGTCAACTCCGTCCTGTTTGGAGTCTACAGCAACACGCTGCTGGCTCTCACAACAACCTCCCACCAGGAGCGGTGGGCCCAGCCACCCAGCTACACGCATGTCTTCATAGCTGGCTGCACTGGAGGGTTCGTGCAG GCCTACTGCTTGGCCCCTTTTGACCTCATCAAAGTCCGGCTACAAAACCAGACGGAGCCAAGGGCTCGGCCGGGTAGCCCCCCACCCCGGTACCGGGGTCCTGTGCACTGTGCAGTCTCTATCTGCCGGGAGGACGGGCCCTGGGGGCTCTTCCGGGGAGCCTGGGCCCTGACGCTGAGGGACACCCCCACACTGGGGATCTATTTTGTCACCTATGAGTGGCTCTGCCGCCAGTCTACACCAGATCGCCAGAACCCCG GCGCAGCCACAGTCCTGGTGGCAGGGGGCTTTGCAGGCATTGCCTCCTGGGCCGTAGCCACCCCCTTGGACGTGATCAAGTCCCGGATGCAGATGGGCGGGCTGAAGCACAGGGTGTACCGGGGGGTGCTGGACTGCATGGTAAGCAGTGCCCGGCAGGAAGGACTGGGGGTCTTCTTCCGGGGGCTTACAATCAACAGTGCCCGCGCCTTTCCTGTGAACGCTGTCACCTTCCTCACCTACGAGTACCTCCTCAGCTCATGGGGATGA
- the SLC25A45 gene encoding solute carrier family 25 member 45 isoform X2 has product MPVEEFVAGWISGALGLVLGHPFDTVKVRLQTQTTYQGIIDCMVKTYRHESLLGFFKGMSFPIASIAVVNSVLFGVYSNTLLALTTTSHQERWAQPPSYTHVFIAGCTGGFVQAYCLAPFDLIKVRLQNQTEPRARPGSPPPRYRGPVHCAVSICREDGPWGLFRGAWALTLRDTPTLGIYFVTYEWLCRQSTPDRQNPGAATVLVAGGFAGIASWAVATPLDVIKSRMQMGGLKHRVYRGVLDCMVSSARQEGLGVFFRGLTINSARAFPVNAVTFLTYEYLLSSWG; this is encoded by the exons ATGCCTGTGGAGGAGTTTGTGGCCGGCTGGATCTCTG GAGCTCTGGGCTTGGTTCTGGGACACCCTTTTGACACTGTAAAG GTGCGGCTACAGACCCAGACCACATACCAGGGCATCATCGACTGCATGGTTAAGACTTACCGCCATGAGTCG CTTCTGGGTTTTTTCAAGGGAATGAGCTTCCCCATTGCGAGCATAGCTGTGGTCAACTCCGTCCTGTTTGGAGTCTACAGCAACACGCTGCTGGCTCTCACAACAACCTCCCACCAGGAGCGGTGGGCCCAGCCACCCAGCTACACGCATGTCTTCATAGCTGGCTGCACTGGAGGGTTCGTGCAG GCCTACTGCTTGGCCCCTTTTGACCTCATCAAAGTCCGGCTACAAAACCAGACGGAGCCAAGGGCTCGGCCGGGTAGCCCCCCACCCCGGTACCGGGGTCCTGTGCACTGTGCAGTCTCTATCTGCCGGGAGGACGGGCCCTGGGGGCTCTTCCGGGGAGCCTGGGCCCTGACGCTGAGGGACACCCCCACACTGGGGATCTATTTTGTCACCTATGAGTGGCTCTGCCGCCAGTCTACACCAGATCGCCAGAACCCCG GCGCAGCCACAGTCCTGGTGGCAGGGGGCTTTGCAGGCATTGCCTCCTGGGCCGTAGCCACCCCCTTGGACGTGATCAAGTCCCGGATGCAGATGGGCGGGCTGAAGCACAGGGTGTACCGGGGGGTGCTGGACTGCATGGTAAGCAGTGCCCGGCAGGAAGGACTGGGGGTCTTCTTCCGGGGGCTTACAATCAACAGTGCCCGCGCCTTTCCTGTGAACGCTGTCACCTTCCTCACCTACGAGTACCTCCTCAGCTCATGGGGATGA